The Rattus rattus isolate New Zealand chromosome 8, Rrattus_CSIRO_v1, whole genome shotgun sequence genome contains the following window.
GGCCCAGAAGTCATTCTTGGAGGCTGTTCTTAATTGCTGGAGACTATAGGGGATTGGTGAACTTATGAGTGTTTGGTATTCCTAATAAATCCCATGTCACAACACACTTATAATTATGGTTCCTAGGAAGCTAGAAGTGATCTGCTTTAAGACACTAATAGTTTATTCTACTAGATAAGTATCAATAATTCACTTGAGCCAAAAAATAGTAAATTAGTTCTTGGCACAATATATAGAAGAAAGCAAGAGGTATTTCTTTGAACGTCCTAATAATTATCTGATTCATGAAAAAGAGACCAATCAATTTATAAGAACTTCATTTTATATGAAGGACTTAGGTAAGTTCCCAGTGTCGTTCATGACAACAATGtgatattttataaagtatagTTAACATAATAATCACCTTTATTCACTTGCAACATGACAACTTTACCTGGCAGTATTTGTTTCACTATTTTCTCCAGAAGCTAATAGTTTTTgctgttatatattttatgactGTGTCACAAAATCTGGAGGAATGATTTAACCAGTTCTGGTACAAAGTAACTTACTGGGAATATAGAAGCCAAAGCACCTAATTTCCTAAAGCTTTCCTGCAGCATTTACAAGGACTTTGATTCTTATACATTAATTTACACACATGTCCAAAAGAAAGAGCAAGTGACAAAGCAGCCTTCAATATATCTCTTGGTAAAGAGGAATGCCTGCTTTCGCATTTATCTTGAAGGAATCATTTCAGAACCTGCAGAGATAGACCATTAATCTATTCACATAATGTATCCCTTCTTAGCTTTATGTTGACCTCAGAAGAACTAGCCAGAATATACCCTATAATATAAAGAGTCAATGCCATAATTTCTTCCAGGCATCCAGAATAAAGCTGTTTACTTCTAACCTCAATGTGACCTTCCAAtcttataaaatgtataaaagccAAATATTGCCAGatgttaatatattttcattgccCAAACCTGGGTTAAGTGTTGGGATGAAgaagaaatacacaaatatatattcctAATTCCAATCTTTTGTGTTTTTACATCTTCAAACTGTATGACcatattcaaatttttaaatgtgtattaagTATTGATTGCTCTTACATATTGAAAATTTACAATCACAGTTTGGTTAGTTATAGGAATTCTTCACATTAAACTCACCAAATGACTTGTCCAAACTGTTATACTGAACAGCAATGAAGTCAACCTTTGAAATGAAGATTTTATTAATGCTGAATATATGCACTACTTCAGTGTTTTAATcgaatttgtctttttttcctaaaatatatgagaaaaactGATGTTATGGAGCACTGTGTTTCCAGGTGCACTTTATTCCGTGATTTCAATACACTTCTGTTCACTCCACCTGTCTATGAGAAGACTATGGAAACAATCACTTGAAATCATAATTACCTGTCTGTTGGTCTTGTTCTTTGTCTTTAATGATCCTCAGAATACTGTATTGTAGGAAATATATGTCAAAGCTATTCATATAGTGCTTATTTCTTTGCAGGGTGCTTTGTAAgaatattgctttgttttgtttccaaaaaaGGAATCTTCTTTTGATAAGCTTTATTAAGgccagaattttttattttccctttttttatgttttgacaaGTCTTAGCTTTCTAGAAATTAGATAAAACTGTGAGATAAATTACTCTTTGTTGGAGTTAGACTCATTGTTTTAAGCCTCTCTAGAGTAAGCTCCATGCTCAGGTTATCACTTCCAGGAGACCCCAATCCTCTCCTCTTGTACATCTCTGGAGTTGCCCTTTCAGAGAAGATTTAGAAATCTGGACCGTCCTTTGGCATCTAAAATGGTTCACATTGACAGTCTCTCATCTGCTCAGGTTTGTGGTTAGTTAGATGACAAATATCACGAAAATATTAACAATCTCTTATGTGTAAAACTGGTAAAAGGGTTGTTCTGGGACCATATAACCTTTATTCAAATGTCGAATCTACTCTTACGTTTCTAACTTCAATTCTTCATTTGAAATATACAACCTTCCAAATATTCTAAAGAATTCGATGTCATAATgtagtttaaaaacaacaacactgAATCAGTGTGTTATGTGTTATGAAGAATGAGGTATgacaaagggagaggaagaaggaggaaggaggaggctaACCATTATCTCTAGCAGTCATTTCTAAATGGAAAAATAGCTCTACTCTGCCAATTCACACTGCCAATGATAATGGCACCGTGAGAAAAGCATTTCTAACTGGGAAAGGCTGGACTCACTAGATTGTGATAGTTCTTGAGGGAAGAAATGTAGCACATACTTCTATTTGTTTAGTTCCAGGCTCAAACCACTGTGGACCTTAGTTACTAAAGGGATCAAGTTTATAGTTACAGCCATTTCTAGCATGTTCAGGAGCAAAAAGGTCCCTTTGCTCCTTTTTTTGTCATGATTGTCCACTGTTTTGGGGGGTTTCATGAGTGATGGGCTTTTTGTTTATAACTAAGATATTGAGCAGCAATTACTTTTGAGAATGTTTGAGTGGTAGAAACTCTGTGAAGCTTGATGAAACCAACTGTATGTCTCAGGAGGCTGCATTTCATCATAGCACAGTGAGGAAACAGCTGAGTAGCCTTTCCCATTATAATATGGATTGAGGATATGGTTGGCTGAGTATCCTGGTTAGGTACAGTTTCCTTCTGGAGGTACACAATAACTGTTTAACAAGTACATGTCTACCTCCCTCCAGGTTGATATTAAATAAACCAAGCCAAAACTATTTTCAATGCAGCATGGCTGAGACTTAATCATTTCCTTGTTTGTGGATATTTTCAAAATAACTGTATGTAAAGAACCTAGAGAAAGAGTGCTAGAATCTTCCAAAATcagtttccctttttattattgCTTGATTCTTTCATGAAAAATTTGTTTTGCTAGTCCACAGAGCTTTTTGCTATGTGTTATTGAGAATAGGTTTTAAGGATAGATGCCAGATTAGTACTATACACTACATAGTCAAAACTGGCCTCATGGCTACCAGTCAGGTTTGAGTTTTTGGTTCAGTAGTTAAATATatgagaaaacagacacagaattACTATTCTTTGCTTAATAGTAAAAATTGCCTCTACAGTGGAAAAAACATAGCTCctgtatgaaaaaattattttgctgctaaATACAGGAGGCAAATGTTTTTAAGTCATTAAGGAAGCACTTTACTTTGTCATCTATAttcacaaatgaaaacaataccTTGGCACTTTTCTAATCTCTATTTGAAACTTTGGTTTCATCCTGAAGAGGAGTTAAGGTCTTCTCTCATGCAATTTTTTTATATGAGGTCAGTTCAATTCATGGTTGTATAATAGCATGCTGAAGActtattttctccttccccagatatcttcaaATAATGGAAAGTGGGAATCACTCTGCAGCAGTTGTGTTTGTCTTGGTGGGATTAACACAGAGGCCTGAGCTCCttctgcccctcttccttctgttcctggGCATCTATGTGCTGACAGTAGTGGGGAACCTGGGCATGATCCTGCTCATCTCAGTCAGCCCACTGctgcacacccccatgtactaTTTCCTCAGAAGCTTATCCTTTGTTGACCTCTGCTATTCTACTGTCATTACGCCCAAAATGCTGGTGAACTTCCTCGGGAAGAAAAATGTGATTGTCTATTCAGAGTGCATGGCACAGCTTTTTCTGTTTGTGGTCTTTGTGGTAGCTGAGGGCTACCTCCTGACTGTCATGGCatatgatcgctatgtggccatctgcagacCATTGCTCTATAATGTAATCATGTCCTCTAGACTCTGTTCAATCTCAGTGCTGGTTGCCTTCATCTTAGGCATTTTTTCTGCTTTGGCACATACAAGTGCTATGATGAATCTCAGCTTCTGTAAATCCACCATCATAAGCCATTACTTCTGTGATGTTCTCCCCCTCCTCAGCCTTTCCTGTTccaaaacacacctcaatgaacttcttttatttgttattgGAGGGTTCAACACTTTGGTACCTACCCTTGCTGTTGCCATCTCCTATGTCTTCATCTTCTGCAGCATCCTGCACATCAGGTCGTCAGAGGGCAGGTCTAAAGCATTTGGAACCTGCAGCTCTCATCTCATGGCTGTGGGGATCTTCTTTGGGTCTATCACCTTCATGTATTTCAAGCCTTCTTCAAGTAACTCTCTGGAGCAAGAGAAGGTGTCTTCCGTGTTCTATACCACGGTGATTCCCATGCTGAACCCATTAATATATAGTTTGAGGAACAAAGATGTGAAGAAAGCACTGGGCAGATTCTTGATAGGGAGGTAAGTCTTAGTTTTCTCAAATGATAAATTAGAGAAGTGATTTGctttaatgaaaacatattccCTTGACATATATAgcataaatatttttgtagaGGTGGGATTCATGTCAGAGCATCCTGTATTTTAGGCAAGCAGTAtcctacatgtatgcatgcaacatctatattttaaaaaatgctttaccATGTACCATTGATTCAAGTTTTCCAATAAAATGGTGAGAATATGTTTGTTGAGTGgtataaaactaaatatttagaaggcagtttggatTTGTGTCTATTGAGAAAATCATTAATAGTAATTCCTTCCATAGAACTGTCTATAGACTGATGGAATCTGGAATTTGGGGAGCTACTATCTTCTGTTGTGTCACCACTGTGCCCATGAGAGAACAACAAATAAGTGGACTCTCTAACTCCAAGGACACTTATATTCCTGGCCATAACCAGGGTTTGGACACCTTTATAGACACTTTGAAAAGATATTAATATAATAGTGGGGATTATAATATCAAAGCAAAGAGATGAAAGTGGCTGAACTGAAGAACAATCAAATTcatgatacacatatatgaaactgtcaaagtaaaattgtttttaaagaaaatctacaTTTTGATAGGTAGAAGGCTTTTCAGTAAAATCGAATGTTTATAAATGTGAAACTGGATTGGGTTTCTATCCATTCATACTTAAGAGGACCAGAAAAATCCACTAGAAAATCAAAAGCATCACAGGAAATGAAAAGTTGCAGAAACAATTAGAGTTTCAGTCTATAGCTTCTGTATAATGTGATttaacaaatatatgtatatattactatATTCAGAGTATTCAAGATTCTTGTTTTGCATTCAGTCCTGACTCTCATGAGTCAATAACTCCTTATGCTAAGACATGGTAAAAAAAAGTGTGTACCAAGCTCATCGTGactcattattattaattttaaatctttactCAATTAGTTGTGATTTAAGAAATCCCCTGGAGTTTAAgagtgaggaaagaagaaaaacttatttttaattatataaaatatagtttcatGTTCCCAAATTCCTAGAGAATCAGTGATAAAAATagtaaagaatggaaagaaaaatgacacTCAGAATTCAGTACAAAATTAACTAGCTACAACACATAAACTGCCACTGTCAAACAAAGTTGAatgagagaatatatatatatatatatatatacatgcatgtactgAATAAAAAGAGTAACAAACTTatcagagaaatctcaaatacaACCAATGGATCCAAATGTAGACTTGAACAAGTGTAAACTTAATACTTGAAAAGAATGATTCAATATGGTTTTTACAATTAGTTTACAAATTTGACAAAGCACTAACAAAATTCTCATAATAATTTCAATGGttttagaaattcattttttaattttgagaaacatGAGTGAGTACACACAAGTTTATCCAGGGACAGTTAAGGTACACCAAACTATACATATTTAAGGAGCACAAAGATTACTTTGGACACATTTATAAATTTTGAAACCATTGTTGCAGTCAAAATGACAAATAGTTGATCATGTTTTATGACACTTTTTTTGACCTTTATCCATAGACAATAGCTTATTTTCAAACTGTCATAGTTCACTTGTGATTGGCAGCTTTgtcatttcattaaaataaaattttattaatatgtgcttctcttttctttatccaAACTAATCATTTAACTATTTATCTATAaatccatttttatcatttataataCTATTGTATGTATGGATTTACAGTGTATTTAGTTAGGTAATGGTGATTACCAGGTTCTTTTAGTCTATGACAAATAAAGATGCTATCAGTTCCATAGTGTTATGGTCATTCAGATACCATAAATACTTATAGTTGAAATACCTGCTTACTATATTAAGTGATGTCTTAGTTATTCATCTAATTTTGAACCTGTTTCTGAATAAggtaaattttaaacttttaacactTATTGATAAAGGTTATAGTTGGATCTGTGCTCCTGAGTTAACCCTGTGACATGGAGCTCTGGACCAAAATCCCACCCAGAGAAAGCTGGCCTCCCAGTATGCTATCAGTGCTAAGTTCACAAGTGAGGTGGGCACTTTTCCTCCAATAACTGACCAAAGAGAGACCtgccaggagaccacagggctcaggaactgaggagcaactggggacaggatccttcaagtctccatctgcaccccagaGTTAAATCTGTGGCATAGCTCTCTGAACCCAAATTCTGTCTGGAGAGAGCTAGCATCCCAGGAGTGCTGATATACCTAAGATCGCAGACTCACAGGAGTGACAGACTCCAATCAGATACAGAGAGACCAAGTATCAACAGAGAGAGCTAGATGGTGAGTGGCAAGTACAAGAGACTAAGCAACTGAAACCAAGCCtccatggcatcatcagaaaccagtcCTACCAATACTTCAAAACGTGGATACCCCAACtaatcagaaaaacaagatttggatttaaaatcacatctcatgataatgatagaagactttaaggacataaataagtcccttaaagaaatgcaggagaacacagataaGTTGTTAGAATTGCttaaagagaaagcacaaaaatccgttaaagaattacaggaccacagctccctgcttgcaaaccccatgggagagagatcTCATCccccagacatgtgggcactcctgacactgcagggcaggagagaccgccacgtctgcccacctttgcccacatccctggcccaagaggaaactgtatagagcctctgggaacaggaagataggggcactcaagctgcaggagccctgcggtccagactgcgcctggatctgaagggacccgggcAAAAaactccctgaacccaaatcccatgggagagacaCCTAGGACTTTAGAGGGGCAGAcgcgcctgggaaaccagaagagactacgctctgcccacatttctgactctagagtaaaacacctagcaccatcagcatcccctgtgcacagggaccgagaagtaggggcaggtccttcaggttgctgccctcaaagagagctgaaacccagctccaaGGGTCTGTATTCCCCATTGCTAGGTTTCACCATCATAAATTCTTCGGCATTTCCATTCAACTAGGTGTctagaaagataaagaaatattttttaaagcaggaAATGATTTGTCCTATGTGATAAGAAATATGGGCAAAAAGTGAAGGCCTTAGGACATCAGTAATACTTATTAATTGATTGTGGATTTGCCAGATGTAATTTTGAGCATCAAATGAATCACATCCAATCCCTTTTCCTGGCCTTTTCTTCACTGTGCAAAAAGGTGGCTATGTTCCACTTTATATCTCAATAGggataactttaaaaatattttttaaaataatttactttgcTAAAGAAAGCCCATGTCTAGCTCTAGGAAGAGGTGACCATGGTAAATATCAGCAACTCTTATCATGTAATTGAAAGTTATAGaaagtaactttattttaaaataggttaATACCATTGCTacaaattttctattaaaatgggttattttatgtttaatgtaTCTTATAACTCACATTTCAAATCATAGGAAAAAGTAATTTATTATGCTCTAGAATTTCTGCTACATAAAATACTCATcattataaaaacataattagGCAATAAAATTACCAAGAACCTATAAACAGATGATTTTTGTAACAAGAACCAAAGAGAACTCATAGAAAGAGATAAGAAATGTGTAATCATTGATATTAGAGTCAGGTAGACAGGCAAATTGAACACAGACCTGAGTTGCACAAAAGGaacatagatctgagtgcctagAGGATGAAAACAGAACATTACACaaaatgcaagtgtgtgtgtgtgtgtgtgtgtgtgtgtgtgtgtgtgtgtgtgtttatgagagacagagaaacaatgagagagagagagagagacagacagacagacagacagacagacagacacagacacagagctttgaacagcacaaacacagacacaacacagacacagacacagacacagacacagaactgagacacagacacagacacagacacgaacagacacagacacagacacagacacagacacgaaCCACAGAGAGATCTAAATTTCAAGACAAAGAGAatttgaagaaagagaacttgcaAGTCCTTTCTGGATTCACATGACCAAAGATAATTCTAAACATTAAGTGGATTCTTACATGGAAAAGTTAAACTATTATATGAAAAATgtactattttaaagaaaataaaacacttattcatacatgtatatagtatatttagATCTTGTGCACCAAGCTGCTGCCCTCGTTTATGCCCCTCTGACTGCCAAGGATCTTCGCTTCCTAGTTAGTTTCCCTTCTATTCTTATTGCTTTTTTtcatttgtccttttgttttgttgacagaATGAAGGTAATTAGGTTTCTGATAGGGATATTGACCTCAAATTCTACATACAGGTAAGCTGACAGTCATTAATTATTATGAAACACAAACATTCTAAAACATAAACTAGAATATTCATTTCACTAACAAGAACTTCTCACTAAAACAAAGAACAGACATGTGCACTTTAGAATTCAAAGTTAGGAATGAAAAAAAAGGTAAACCAGTTGGCGAATGAGTGGGTATATTTAAAGAGGCATTTTCTATATACCAGGAAAATAGCAGATACATTGAGTGTATTTCACCACAACAAGGAGACATCCATTTATCAGAGATACAGAACACACAAAAGAGGGTAGATTAGAGTCATAGTTGTTTCTAATCCTTCAATTAATTGACAGGAACAAATGTACATGATTTGCTTTAAACATTGCTAATTCAATAATACAAAATCCTAGAGTGACTGCTgaaatgtgtaattttaaaatgtgaaaataagtaGGAAGTATgaacaaaaaatgtttaatttaataaaaagaattaaagtgaAATATGCCTGCTGAATAGAAGCACAATAAATAATGTCAAAGATGAGCCTCGGCTTGGAGTGcagttctgagagaaggggtgtccgAGAGTAGCAGAAAAAAAAGACTTGATTTCAAATCCTGGGTCCAAGGTGGCTGCCTCAGAACAGCTTTTTGACTGCTTTCTATATTTCTTGCTCCAAACAATTCTTCAAGATATAGACTAGTGAATAGGAAAAATCCAATCATTCTACGGGAACTAACTGACATCTACTAGGGTACAATTTAGATatcaaatcaaaatatatttatgactGGAGTATTGCAGAAAAATAGCCTGGGGGTTTATTATTAAGTTTTATTAACAATGTGGAATCCCTGAGGTAGTGAAATGttatttgtttcttcattaaTTGTATATTGCAAATGGGCCAAATCTTCAGAGAGTTTGGGCACCTTTGGGGTTGAAGTACTTCTGTATTTCTAAGACCTAGCACAAAATTTCCAAAGAATATAGAATCCCAGTGTTTGAATCACACAATTTAAGGTAGGTATATCCTAAATTGTCAGAACTTGAATAACTATTGGATGGTATCTGAGTGTCAATGTTCAAATGATCTTAACAATAATTAGTTCATCAATACTGGAGATTCATCTTCCCAActataatattatacatataaaaccaaaaatgtaATTTAAGACCTACATTACTTTTTTAATTCTCTGAAAGGAATCCTATACAATGTATTTACCACTGAGGAAATTAATGTGTACCTAATATGACTAACCTGAATTCACCCACAATTTGATGCCACGTGGGATAGTTCCACAGCGACATTAAAATTCTTAGCCTTATGCTATAGCGTTTGCTTTTGTGATTAtcttaaaacttactttttacaTGACTTAAACTATAACCAGTGCATAAAAGACTAACTGTTGGAAAAAGAGCATAGATCAAAATCCAAAGGTCACCTATGTGTTtaatatattcttaatttttattgtctttctgAATGCACACAGATCTAGTAATATGTATTAAAACTAGGGGTTTATAGAAAAGATTTTCATAGCTTATGTTCAACAAGGAAGCAAAATAtcgtttatatatacacacatttcatatatatatacatatatataatgtgtatatatacatatatgtacatataatgtgtatatataatgtacatatatacatatatatacatatatacatatcatgtacacatatatacatatatacatataatgtacacatatatacatatatatacatataatgtgtgtgtttttagatGCTGATCATATCATGGATAAATTAATAGATCTTATGAGCATCAGTATTCTTACCTATTGAGTAACCATTTACTTTTCTTGGGTAATCGTTTATGCATATCAAGAATAGCAGAAACAACTGTTTTGTTTGGCACTGTTGTAcattatacaaatacaaaaatgatGTAAGTCTAAGTAGTAAAGATAGGGgacaaaacaggaagaaacagtACATGACCTATGcaattgaaaattgttctttttcaACTTTGTTGtatattgaaaatttaatatttaattttaagttaaGTATTGCAtgcataatatttaatttttcttcatctgtgactTGTATACTAGATTACTTTGGTAGGAAATGGATACATTGTGTCAGGTGCTCCTGTCTTTTTGAGATGACAATGTCAAAACACattcattgaaatattttttacatGAACTATATGGACAAACTTACGTTTATGCAACTTATGCACATTTTCTAATATCTAAATGACTTTGTTTTGTAGTTTGAGGACTTTTGGTTTTAACTGAGTTTTGGGTTGATTTTGCAGTTGCCTTTTTTTTGCTGTGAAATTGCTCTTACTGTGATTCTCAGCTGGGCTTAATGGCCTTCACATGTCTTCCTAAATCTTTCTGATTTTGCCCTTTCTTTGACCTTTTCTCATAcgaattaaaaatatttcctaagaAAGCAAGACATTAGGAGGGGACTTGTATGATCTGATAAAAGAATAAGTCTTATATGCAAATATTATGAtccctattttaattttatattgatgTACTATTTTAAAGCTCATCAAATAAGTTTCTGCAGGTAAGTGAAGTATTCCTGCTAATCTCATATTGTGCTCTGCCAAAAACATGATCATGGTGTCCATTTGCTTGATCTGATGAATAATTTAAACCTCAAAAACATCTGTAGTTTATCTGAACAGCTCTtccttagaaaagaaaattcagggaGTTATTTTGGCACCTATTCAAAACTGTGGAACTTACTAAGTTTCACAAAGAGCTGTATGTCTCTTTCAACTGGGCTGCATGGTGTGATGAGTTTCTATCTGTGACAATTAAGTCTTTCAGTCTGATTCACATGGCTAGAGCATCCGCCTGATGGTGCTCCAATTGCACAATCACTTTTAAAGGGCTCCACACCTTAGAACTGTGGAACTGTCCCTTAGAGTGTGacctatttcattttgtttgtggaACAGGTTAtggctgtgtagcccagggtagaGGGGAACCCTCCCTACTTTATTTTGGTGATTCAGATTCATCACTTTGTTCTTGGAGATCATATTCTGTAATATTCTTTGCCATAATATCTCATCAAATCCTGGTCTTAAAGACACTGATATGCTGAATATTCTTAACATGTTGTAGAAGACCTTCACAAAAGGATATTGAAACACTCTACTGTTCTTGAATCTTAACCATATTTTTCACACAAATTTCAAGTGTGCATTAATGTtttctcaatttatttttatatctttttgaaaaaattataatCTACAGCCATAACAATTTCCAGACTCTATATACTTTTCTCTGACATAACATTCAGAACAATTTTACCTTAGTatgatattttatgtgcatgggtcttttgtgtgaatgtatgtcaatgtatcacatgcatgctggtatctacagaggccagaagacagtgtctgAAACTCTTGAACTGAAGTTATAAATGGTTTTAAGCTGGCTGGTCGTTACTGGGAGAAGAACTCAGAGCTTCCGCTTAGAAGAGtaattggtgctcttaactgctgtgccactGTTGCAGCCTATAAAGAATGCTTTCATACAAAATTACTCAACATTATTAACATTAAGACAAGCATTTATCTCAACACTGCTTGGATTTTAGGaaatactaaataaacaaaaagtgatTTTGGAGTATTGAAAGAACAGTTAGTAAGACAGTGACTTCAAATGGTACATGAAATGGAAGTCCCTGAAGAAAACACTGATTTATTGGTGGTTTAGATATAACACCTGGAAGTCAGCTGTAATATGCTCTTTCAGGGATATAGCTTG
Protein-coding sequences here:
- the LOC116907892 gene encoding olfactory receptor 8D1-like; the protein is MESGNHSAAVVFVLVGLTQRPELLLPLFLLFLGIYVLTVVGNLGMILLISVSPLLHTPMYYFLRSLSFVDLCYSTVITPKMLVNFLGKKNVIVYSECMAQLFLFVVFVVAEGYLLTVMAYDRYVAICRPLLYNVIMSSRLCSISVLVAFILGIFSALAHTSAMMNLSFCKSTIISHYFCDVLPLLSLSCSKTHLNELLLFVIGGFNTLVPTLAVAISYVFIFCSILHIRSSEGRSKAFGTCSSHLMAVGIFFGSITFMYFKPSSSNSLEQEKVSSVFYTTVIPMLNPLIYSLRNKDVKKALGRFLIGR